A single genomic interval of Granulicella tundricola MP5ACTX9 harbors:
- a CDS encoding cytochrome c-type biogenesis protein CcmH, which produces MVCLLAVVMLGAAPSSDPSARFGRIGHNMMCVCGCGQVLLECNHVGCPDSSRMIGELRDQLAGPNGTGADSLVLNWFVGKYGATVLAAPIRGGFDNVAWAIPVAMFLIATVGTGFLVRAWSQKRSGVVMAGGGASLPVDDALRERIRRETEF; this is translated from the coding sequence TTGGTTTGCTTGCTGGCGGTGGTGATGTTGGGGGCTGCGCCTTCGAGTGATCCTTCGGCTCGGTTTGGGCGGATTGGGCACAACATGATGTGCGTGTGCGGGTGTGGGCAGGTGCTGCTTGAGTGCAACCATGTTGGGTGCCCGGACTCTTCGCGGATGATTGGAGAGTTGCGGGATCAGTTGGCAGGGCCGAATGGGACGGGCGCGGACTCGCTGGTGCTGAACTGGTTTGTGGGGAAGTATGGGGCGACCGTGCTGGCTGCTCCGATTCGTGGTGGATTCGATAATGTCGCTTGGGCGATTCCGGTCGCTATGTTTTTGATTGCGACTGTGGGTACTGGATTTCTGGTGAGGGCCTGGTCGCAGAAGCGGAGTGGGGTTGTAATGGCGGGTGGCGGCGCTTCTCTGCCGGTGGATGATGCGCTGCGCGAACGGATACGGCGGGAGACGGAGTTCTGA
- a CDS encoding DUF4149 domain-containing protein has product MNQALRLGQLIAMVIWVGGLIFFAFVLAPTAFSVLPTVSLAGSIVGAALRELHVLGLICGALFLAVTGVMFSQAPMKVRGRYEMEFLLAGVMVLATAYLQWNVLPAMEVDRGRANGDISSVSVDHPARVHFDRLHKRSERVEGFVLLCGLGVVFLMSRELGGTENKAA; this is encoded by the coding sequence ATGAACCAGGCGCTGCGGCTGGGACAACTCATCGCAATGGTGATCTGGGTGGGCGGACTGATCTTCTTTGCGTTCGTGCTGGCCCCGACGGCGTTCTCCGTGTTGCCTACAGTATCGCTGGCGGGATCGATCGTAGGGGCAGCGCTGCGGGAACTGCATGTGCTGGGGCTGATCTGCGGTGCGCTGTTCCTGGCTGTGACCGGGGTCATGTTCTCGCAGGCACCGATGAAGGTGCGTGGGCGCTACGAGATGGAGTTTCTGCTGGCCGGGGTGATGGTGCTGGCTACCGCTTACCTGCAGTGGAATGTTCTGCCTGCAATGGAGGTGGATCGTGGGCGCGCGAACGGGGATATCAGCTCCGTCAGCGTGGATCATCCGGCGCGCGTGCACTTTGACCGGCTGCATAAGCGGTCGGAGCGGGTGGAGGGTTTCGTGCTGCTGTGCGGGCTGGGCGTGGTGTTTCTGATGTCGCGTGAGCTGGGCGGGACGGAGAACAAGGCCGCGTAA
- a CDS encoding carboxypeptidase regulatory-like domain-containing protein yields the protein MSLRSNFLRKLAFCGVALAMLGGVAFAAPVTGVVTNRTTGKPSGGDDVVLLRLAQGMQELARAKTDSKGRFSIEVPNDGLHLLRVTHDKANYFKPIQPGTQSVEMDVYTAAAQVDGVTLDADVMRLQTDASGGGLKVVEHFFVKNESSPAKTLMSEHPFELYLPAGATVEGAAAKAPGGMAVQSPLVPEGEPNKYTMIFPIRPGESEFQVSYKIAYKDSFTFKPRPVMATDTIAIMMPKSMTFTAGKGTPYSAVTEELGAQTYVARNAQPSQPLDFTVSGIGELPRDTAAGAAGGPTAGGPGASDAGAAGPGGDPQTPGEASQQMRGDTKPGKGIGNPLDSDGNLEPWAKYKWWIIGGLALVFAAGAGIMLRTPTAPVVAGAGYVPAGPGGLLQVLRDEMFAVETDRLEGRLSEAQYGELKAALDVVLKRALARSGKAAETVQVVPE from the coding sequence GTGAGTCTTCGATCGAATTTCCTGCGTAAATTGGCGTTTTGTGGCGTTGCCTTGGCGATGCTGGGTGGTGTGGCGTTTGCGGCTCCGGTGACGGGTGTGGTGACGAACCGGACTACGGGTAAGCCGTCAGGCGGCGACGACGTGGTGCTGCTGCGGCTGGCGCAGGGGATGCAGGAGCTGGCTCGGGCCAAGACCGACAGCAAGGGACGGTTCTCGATCGAGGTGCCGAACGACGGGCTGCACCTGCTGCGCGTGACGCATGACAAGGCGAACTACTTCAAGCCGATTCAGCCGGGGACGCAGTCGGTTGAGATGGATGTCTATACGGCGGCGGCGCAGGTGGATGGCGTGACGCTGGATGCGGACGTGATGCGGCTGCAGACGGATGCGAGCGGCGGCGGGCTGAAGGTTGTCGAACACTTTTTTGTGAAGAACGAGTCGTCGCCGGCGAAGACGCTGATGAGCGAGCATCCGTTTGAGCTGTATCTGCCGGCGGGTGCGACGGTGGAAGGCGCGGCGGCGAAGGCTCCGGGTGGCATGGCGGTGCAGAGCCCGCTGGTGCCGGAGGGAGAGCCGAACAAGTACACGATGATCTTCCCGATCAGGCCGGGGGAGAGCGAGTTCCAGGTCTCGTACAAGATTGCGTATAAGGACAGCTTCACGTTCAAGCCGAGGCCGGTGATGGCGACGGATACGATCGCGATCATGATGCCGAAGAGCATGACGTTTACGGCCGGCAAGGGCACACCTTACAGCGCGGTGACGGAGGAGTTGGGGGCACAGACGTATGTGGCCCGGAACGCGCAGCCATCGCAGCCGCTGGACTTTACGGTGAGCGGCATCGGCGAACTGCCAAGGGATACGGCGGCTGGCGCTGCGGGTGGTCCAACTGCTGGTGGGCCGGGAGCCTCCGATGCGGGCGCGGCTGGACCGGGTGGCGATCCTCAGACTCCGGGCGAGGCGAGCCAGCAGATGCGTGGGGATACGAAGCCGGGTAAGGGTATCGGGAATCCGCTGGATTCTGATGGCAACCTGGAGCCTTGGGCCAAGTACAAGTGGTGGATTATTGGCGGGCTGGCGCTGGTGTTTGCGGCGGGTGCGGGGATCATGCTGCGGACCCCCACTGCTCCGGTGGTTGCCGGGGCTGGCTATGTGCCGGCGGGGCCGGGTGGGTTGCTGCAGGTGCTGCGGGATGAGATGTTTGCTGTGGAGACAGACCGTCTTGAGGGCCGGCTGAGTGAGGCTCAGTATGGGGAGCTGAAGGCTGCGCTGGATGTGGTGCTGAAGCGGGCGCTGGCTCGGAGTGGCAAGGCTGCGGAGACGGTGCAGGTGGTCCCGGAGTGA